In uncultured Desulfobacter sp., one DNA window encodes the following:
- a CDS encoding Na+/H+ antiporter NhaA → MILAKLPDGMNFLGLYGTFALCGIGFTMSLFIGSLAFEATGVNLLFDGRLGIIIGALLSGIVGFVVLRLSLRGDR, encoded by the coding sequence ATGATATTGGCTAAACTGCCTGATGGAATGAATTTTTTAGGTTTATACGGCACATTTGCGCTTTGCGGGATAGGGTTTACCATGAGTTTGTTCATTGGGTCTCTGGCCTTTGAAGCGACCGGTGTTAATCTTTTGTTTGATGGAAGACTGGGTATCATAATCGGTGCATTGCTTTCAGGAATTGTGGGGTTTGTGGTTCTCAGATTGAGCTTAAGGGGTGATCGGTAA
- a CDS encoding Na+/H+ antiporter NhaA produces the protein MQKDKESIITSFLKMESTGGILLFCSAVLAIVIANSVFDPYYKLFISTPVEIRVGTLEIAKPLLLWINDGLMAIFFFGVGLELKREVLVGELSEKSKIILPGIGAVGGMLIPALIYLYFNGNDSVAVKGWAIPAATDIAFALGVLTLLGSRVPSPIKIFLTSLAIFDDIG, from the coding sequence ATGCAAAAGGATAAAGAATCAATAATCACCTCTTTTTTAAAAATGGAATCCACTGGGGGGATTTTGCTTTTTTGCTCAGCAGTGCTTGCCATCGTCATCGCAAATTCTGTTTTTGACCCATATTACAAGCTTTTTATTTCAACGCCCGTGGAAATAAGGGTTGGCACTTTGGAAATCGCAAAACCCTTACTGCTTTGGATTAATGACGGATTGATGGCGATCTTCTTTTTTGGGGTTGGCCTTGAACTAAAACGAGAGGTACTTGTGGGTGAGCTTTCAGAAAAAAGTAAAATAATACTGCCCGGAATCGGTGCTGTTGGCGGTATGCTGATTCCGGCATTAATCTATCTGTACTTTAATGGTAATGATTCTGTTGCGGTTAAAGGCTGGGCAATACCTGCGGCAACGGATATTGCATTTGCACTGGGTGTGTTGACATTGCTTGGTTCCCGGGTTCCTTCTCCCATAAAAATTTTCCTTACCTCTTTAGCTATTTTTGATGATATTGGCTAA